One window from the genome of Oryza glaberrima chromosome 3, OglaRS2, whole genome shotgun sequence encodes:
- the LOC127765403 gene encoding uncharacterized protein LOC127765403, producing the protein MGMEAPDLPAPPRIEVENCFSLSENTGSMVDMINVAARCAFLLCASEISYDVGERYNFASILLHFRYTCCSLHKLLSGPSESEKKAFQKTRSSDWTVTMRANSGLIFAVMILIMCGASAASSDNDELVAPFDTSNGLRTL; encoded by the exons ATGGGGATGGAAGCGCCAGATCTACCGGCCCCTCCGAG GATTGAGGTGGAGAACTGCTTCTCCCTCTCTGAAAATACAGGGTCCATGGTGGACATGATCAATGTCGCGGCACGATGTGCCTTTTTACTTTGTGCAAGTGAGATTTCATATGATGTTGGAGAACGCTACAATTTCGCGAGCATTCTGCTTCATTTCAGATACACCTGTTGCTCACTGCACAAACTCCTG TCAGGTCCAAGTGAAAGCGAAAAAAAGGCTTTTCAGAAGACAAGATCAAGTGACTGGACGGTCACAATGAGAGCAAACTCGGGACTTATCTTTGCCGTGATGATCCTGATAATGTGTGGCGCATCTGCAGCTTCCAGTGACAATGATGAGCTGGTGGCACCGTTCGACACATCCAATGGCCTGAGAACGCTGTGA